Proteins encoded within one genomic window of Mycolicibacterium monacense:
- a CDS encoding sugar-binding transcriptional regulator → MAIPTSTPAVNGRAPHRSPEDLRLALRAATLYYLDGLTQAEIAGRLGVSRPTAGRLVARAKARGLVRIDIVVPPDLQDDLHADEERELEVRFGLTEVVIAGHGVDISAPGRPAAYASVGRAAAALLMRRLEADDVLGFTWGPEQVAVATALTPGMATCRAVVQLDGAMSSAAYQTGVELILGRCADILHANTIRLPAPLYADPSTVASMRSDSVISRTLEAGRHADVMMFGVGAVSTSTTLFEGSYLDTRMLDEQIAAGAVGEIGGRFFDERGVPVDTELQQRAVSVPLEDVRACEKTILIASGAEKHRATLAALRGRLARMLVCDIDCARWLLDHGKG, encoded by the coding sequence GTGGCGATACCGACGTCAACTCCCGCAGTGAACGGCCGGGCGCCGCATCGCTCGCCGGAGGACCTGCGGTTGGCGCTGCGCGCGGCCACGCTGTACTACCTCGACGGACTCACCCAGGCCGAGATCGCCGGCCGCCTCGGGGTCTCCCGTCCCACCGCCGGCCGACTCGTCGCGCGCGCCAAAGCCCGCGGCCTCGTGCGGATCGACATCGTGGTCCCGCCGGACCTGCAGGATGATCTGCACGCCGACGAGGAACGCGAACTCGAGGTGCGCTTCGGCCTCACCGAAGTGGTGATCGCCGGCCACGGTGTCGACATCAGTGCACCCGGGCGGCCCGCCGCGTACGCCAGCGTCGGGCGCGCGGCCGCCGCGCTGCTGATGCGCCGGCTGGAGGCCGACGATGTCCTGGGCTTCACCTGGGGGCCCGAACAGGTGGCTGTCGCGACCGCGCTGACACCGGGAATGGCGACCTGCCGCGCGGTGGTTCAACTCGACGGCGCCATGTCCAGCGCCGCCTATCAGACCGGCGTCGAGCTGATCCTCGGCCGATGCGCGGACATACTGCACGCCAACACCATTCGCCTGCCTGCACCGCTCTACGCCGATCCGTCCACCGTCGCATCCATGCGCAGCGACTCGGTCATCTCCCGCACGCTGGAGGCGGGCCGGCACGCCGACGTGATGATGTTCGGGGTCGGCGCGGTCTCGACCTCGACCACTCTGTTCGAGGGCAGCTACCTCGACACCCGGATGCTCGACGAGCAGATCGCCGCCGGTGCGGTCGGTGAGATCGGCGGCCGGTTCTTCGACGAGCGCGGCGTCCCCGTCGACACCGAACTCCAGCAGCGCGCGGTGTCCGTTCCGCTCGAGGACGTCCGGGCCTGCGAGAAGACGATCCTGATCGCCAGCGGCGCCGAGAAACACCGGGCCACTCTCGCCGCGCTCCGCGGCCGGCTGGCCCGGATGTTGGTATGTGACATCGATTGTGCACGTTGGCTTCTCGACCACGGAAAGGGGTGA
- a CDS encoding ABC transporter substrate-binding protein, with protein sequence MKAQTIARRLAGGLAAAGLVFTSGCSGAGSLGSSDNEVTIALVSNSQMTDAQQLSSEFEKKNPGTKLKFITLSENQARAKITMSAAMGGSEFDVVMISNFETPQWAKDGWLVNLSDYAENTPGYDQDDFISSLRESLSYEGDMYAVPFYGESSFLMYRKDLFEQAGIKVDQNPDYQPTWPEVAQWAETLKTDDRAGICLRGKPGWGEVLAPLDTVINTFGGRWFDEQWNAQLDSPEVKKAVNFYVDTVKNFGELGAASTGFQECANLFGQGQTAMWYDATSAVSVLEDPKEYPDLVGKIGYLPAPILVKPNSGWLYTWALGIPKAAKNPDGAWEFISWMTSKDYMKLVGERLGWARVPPGSRTSTYTDLPEYEAISKSYGPLTLKSIESATPNQPTVQPVPYTGIQFVGIPEFQDLGTRVSQQISAAIAGQKSVDDALAQAQEYAEVVGRTYQEK encoded by the coding sequence GTGAAAGCGCAGACAATAGCGCGCCGGCTGGCGGGAGGTCTGGCCGCTGCCGGGCTGGTGTTCACGTCCGGCTGCTCCGGGGCCGGCAGCCTCGGATCGTCAGACAACGAGGTGACGATCGCCCTGGTGTCCAACTCGCAGATGACCGACGCGCAGCAGCTGTCTTCGGAGTTCGAGAAGAAGAACCCGGGCACGAAGCTCAAGTTCATCACGCTGTCGGAGAACCAGGCGCGCGCCAAGATCACCATGTCGGCCGCGATGGGCGGCAGTGAGTTCGACGTCGTGATGATCAGTAACTTCGAGACGCCGCAGTGGGCCAAAGACGGCTGGCTGGTGAATCTCTCGGATTACGCGGAGAACACCCCAGGATATGACCAGGACGACTTCATCTCGTCGCTGCGGGAATCGTTGTCGTACGAGGGAGACATGTACGCGGTTCCCTTCTACGGCGAATCGTCGTTTCTGATGTACCGGAAGGACCTGTTCGAGCAGGCGGGCATCAAGGTCGACCAGAACCCGGACTATCAGCCCACCTGGCCTGAGGTCGCCCAGTGGGCCGAGACGCTCAAGACCGACGACCGCGCCGGCATCTGTCTGCGGGGAAAGCCCGGCTGGGGTGAGGTACTCGCACCGCTGGACACCGTCATCAACACCTTCGGCGGGCGCTGGTTCGACGAGCAGTGGAACGCCCAACTCGACAGCCCCGAGGTCAAGAAGGCCGTCAACTTCTACGTCGACACGGTCAAGAACTTCGGTGAACTGGGTGCGGCGTCAACAGGATTCCAGGAGTGCGCGAACCTGTTCGGCCAGGGTCAGACCGCGATGTGGTACGACGCGACGTCGGCGGTCTCGGTGCTCGAGGACCCCAAGGAGTATCCCGACCTGGTCGGCAAGATCGGATACCTGCCCGCCCCGATCCTCGTGAAGCCCAACTCGGGCTGGCTCTACACCTGGGCGCTGGGCATCCCCAAGGCTGCCAAGAATCCAGACGGCGCATGGGAGTTCATCTCGTGGATGACCAGTAAGGATTACATGAAACTGGTCGGGGAGAGGCTCGGCTGGGCGCGTGTCCCACCGGGCAGCCGGACGTCGACCTACACCGACCTGCCCGAGTACGAGGCCATCTCGAAGTCCTATGGGCCGCTGACGCTGAAGTCGATCGAGAGCGCGACCCCGAATCAGCCAACGGTGCAACCGGTTCCGTACACCGGCATCCAGTTCGTCGGCATCCCGGAGTTCCAGGATCTCGGGACCCGGGTGAGCCAGCAGATCAGCGCGGCGATCGCCGGACAGAAGTCGGTGGACGACGCGCTCGCCCAGGCACAGGAATACGCCGAGGTCGTCGGCCGCACGTATCAGGAGAAGTGA
- a CDS encoding carbohydrate ABC transporter permease has product MTVTAETDAAGTDEKAVAERVRKIKEAQGLGVSRAEGWRRRGPLLPALIFMIVVTQIPFLFTLYYSTLSWNLVRPGSRQFVGFQNYIAVVKDSQFWSVAFNTVILIVGVVLISAFLGLLLALLLDRAFLGRGVVRTLLITPFLVTPVAAALIWKTTILDPNNGILNWLLSLVGIGRVDWIGQFPLTMVMVELIWQWTPFMMLLILAGLQSMPRDILEAGRVDGAGAVQLFRELTLPHLRRFIELGVVLGAIYLMNTFDAIYMMTQGGPGIASANLPFYIYQRAFLGFDMGQAAAMGVVVVIFTIVIANFALRLIFKSFSGKEEAV; this is encoded by the coding sequence ATGACCGTTACCGCTGAGACCGACGCCGCCGGCACCGACGAAAAAGCTGTCGCCGAACGCGTCCGCAAGATCAAGGAGGCCCAGGGCCTCGGCGTGAGCCGCGCCGAGGGCTGGCGACGGCGTGGACCGCTGCTCCCGGCGCTGATCTTCATGATCGTCGTCACGCAGATCCCGTTCCTGTTCACCCTCTACTACTCGACCCTGTCGTGGAACCTGGTGCGCCCCGGGTCCCGGCAGTTCGTCGGGTTCCAGAACTACATCGCCGTCGTCAAGGACAGCCAGTTCTGGTCGGTGGCGTTCAACACCGTCATCCTCATCGTCGGCGTGGTGCTCATCTCGGCGTTCCTGGGTCTGTTGCTGGCGCTGTTGCTGGACCGGGCATTCCTCGGCCGCGGCGTCGTCCGCACGCTGCTCATCACCCCGTTCCTCGTCACTCCTGTTGCGGCGGCGTTGATCTGGAAGACGACCATCCTCGATCCCAACAACGGCATCCTGAACTGGCTGCTGTCGCTGGTGGGCATCGGCAGGGTCGACTGGATCGGACAGTTCCCGCTGACGATGGTGATGGTCGAACTGATCTGGCAGTGGACGCCGTTCATGATGCTTCTGATCCTCGCCGGCCTCCAGTCGATGCCTCGCGACATCCTGGAGGCCGGTCGAGTCGACGGTGCGGGCGCCGTTCAACTCTTCCGTGAGCTGACGCTGCCCCACCTTCGGCGCTTCATCGAACTGGGGGTCGTCCTCGGGGCGATCTACCTGATGAACACCTTCGACGCCATCTACATGATGACCCAGGGTGGACCCGGCATCGCGAGTGCGAACCTGCCGTTCTACATCTATCAGCGCGCGTTCCTGGGCTTCGACATGGGCCAGGCGGCGGCGATGGGCGTGGTGGTGGTCATCTTCACCATCGTCATCGCCAACTTCGCTCTGCGGTTGATCTTCAAATCGTTCTCCGGCAAGGAAGAGGCAGTCTGA
- a CDS encoding carbohydrate ABC transporter permease encodes MTTTVEETTPTTGSDITAKKKSRKFSVWGVLAWLVGLGFFFPVFWMILTSFKQEGDAATDPPKLFFTPTLDQYGAVFDQGIGPAMLNSLFATGLSTILVLLLGTPAAFALSLRPVRKTQDALFFFMSTKMLPIVAVILPLYVIVSNIGLLDNIWALVILYTAMNLPIAVWMMRSFFLEVPAELLEAASLDGASLWRSVREVILPLVSPGIAATALICVIFAWNEFFFAVNLTAVNAQTMPVYLVGFIAGEGQYWAVLSAAATMAALPVIICGWLAQNKLVRGLSFGAIK; translated from the coding sequence ATGACCACCACAGTCGAGGAGACCACGCCGACAACGGGTTCCGATATCACGGCGAAGAAGAAGTCCCGCAAGTTCTCCGTCTGGGGCGTGCTGGCATGGCTCGTCGGGCTCGGGTTCTTCTTCCCGGTGTTCTGGATGATCCTGACGTCGTTCAAACAGGAGGGTGACGCGGCGACCGATCCGCCGAAGTTGTTCTTCACCCCGACGCTCGACCAGTACGGCGCGGTGTTCGATCAGGGCATCGGACCGGCGATGCTGAACTCGTTGTTCGCCACCGGACTCTCGACGATCCTGGTGCTGCTGCTGGGTACCCCCGCGGCGTTCGCGCTGTCGCTGCGCCCGGTGCGCAAGACACAGGACGCGTTGTTCTTCTTCATGAGCACGAAGATGCTGCCCATCGTGGCGGTGATCCTGCCGCTGTACGTGATCGTGTCGAACATCGGTCTGCTCGACAACATCTGGGCGCTGGTGATCCTCTACACCGCGATGAACCTGCCGATCGCGGTGTGGATGATGCGGTCGTTCTTCCTCGAGGTGCCGGCTGAACTGCTCGAGGCGGCCAGCCTCGACGGTGCGAGCCTGTGGCGGTCGGTGCGTGAGGTGATCCTCCCGCTGGTCTCACCCGGCATCGCGGCGACGGCGTTGATCTGTGTGATCTTCGCCTGGAACGAGTTCTTCTTCGCGGTGAACCTGACCGCCGTGAACGCCCAGACCATGCCCGTGTACCTCGTGGGCTTCATCGCCGGTGAGGGTCAGTACTGGGCCGTTCTCTCGGCGGCCGCGACCATGGCCGCACTCCCCGTCATCATCTGCGGATGGCTGGCGCAGAACAAGCTGGTGCGCGGGCTTTCCTTCGGCGCGATCAAGTAA
- a CDS encoding ABC transporter ATP-binding protein, which translates to MAAITYKNASCIYEGSDKLAVDSLNLDIADGEFVVLVGPSGSGKSTALRMLAGLEDIDEGAIEIGGKDMTGVPSKDRDIAMVFQNYALYPNKTVAENMGFALKLRGVSADERRRKVEEAAKILDLTEFLDRKPAKLSGGQRQRVAMGRAIVREPQVFCMDEPLSNLDAKLRVQTRTQIAALQRRLGTTTVYVTHDQVEAMTMGDRVAVLRFGKLQQFASPNELYDRPANAFVAGFIGSPAMNLVTLPVTTDGVKIGDSTLELERDDMAKLSEAGLSEVTFGIRPEQLELTDSGGVEVVVDLVEDLGSEAYVYTHASSGSGVELVARCNPRTAPRLADTVRLHKNPDGAVHLFHPQTGARLN; encoded by the coding sequence ATGGCTGCAATCACGTACAAGAACGCGTCGTGCATCTACGAGGGCTCGGACAAGCTCGCGGTGGACTCGCTCAACCTCGATATCGCCGACGGCGAGTTCGTCGTGCTGGTCGGACCGTCCGGCTCGGGCAAGAGCACCGCACTGCGCATGCTTGCCGGCCTGGAGGACATCGACGAAGGCGCCATCGAGATCGGTGGCAAGGACATGACCGGTGTCCCGTCCAAGGACCGCGACATCGCCATGGTGTTCCAGAATTACGCGCTCTACCCGAACAAGACCGTCGCCGAGAACATGGGCTTCGCGCTGAAGTTGCGCGGAGTGTCGGCCGACGAACGGCGTCGCAAGGTCGAGGAGGCCGCCAAGATCCTCGACCTCACCGAATTCCTGGACCGCAAACCCGCCAAGCTGTCCGGCGGCCAACGCCAGCGGGTGGCCATGGGGCGCGCCATCGTCCGTGAACCGCAGGTGTTCTGCATGGACGAACCGCTTTCGAACCTCGACGCGAAGTTGCGGGTGCAGACCCGTACGCAGATCGCGGCGCTACAGCGGCGTCTCGGCACCACCACCGTCTACGTCACCCACGATCAGGTCGAGGCGATGACGATGGGTGACCGGGTGGCCGTACTGCGCTTCGGGAAACTGCAGCAGTTCGCCTCGCCCAACGAGCTCTACGACCGGCCGGCCAACGCCTTCGTCGCCGGCTTCATCGGATCCCCTGCGATGAATCTGGTGACGCTGCCGGTGACCACCGACGGCGTCAAGATCGGTGACTCGACGCTGGAACTCGAGCGCGACGACATGGCGAAGCTGAGCGAAGCGGGCCTTTCGGAGGTCACCTTCGGCATCCGGCCCGAGCAGCTCGAGCTCACCGACTCCGGCGGAGTGGAGGTCGTCGTCGACCTCGTCGAGGACCTCGGCAGCGAGGCCTATGTGTACACCCACGCGAGCTCGGGCTCCGGGGTCGAGCTGGTGGCGCGGTGCAACCCACGCACGGCGCCGAGGCTGGCCGACACGGTGCGGTTGCACAAGAATCCCGACGGGGCGGTGCACCTGTTCCATCCGCAGACCGGCGCGCGCCTGAACTAG
- a CDS encoding ATP-dependent DNA ligase — MVDHFGRVRLTNPDKVLYPATGTTKAEVFEYYVDVAEAMVPHIAGRAVTRKRWPNGVGELEFFEKQLASSAPDWLQRGTIVHKSGTTTYPIIDTREGLAWIAQQAALEVHVPQWRFVGSGGDLTPGPATRIVFDLDPGEGVTFRQLCEVAHEVRDLITGIGLTAYPLTSGSKGLHLYVPLQEPISSQGASVLAKRVAQQLEAAMPKQVTATMTKSLREGKVFLDWSQNNGNKTTIAPYSLRGREHPTVAAPRTWEEIEDPDLRHLRFDEVLERIEEFGDLLADLDEYVPVEDRLTKYRSMRDPSRTPEPVPPLPPKAGNNDRFVIQEHHARRLHYDLRLERDGVLVSWAVPKNLPDRPSENHLAVHTEDHPMEYLTFHGTIPKGEYGGGDMIVWDTGTYETEKFNDHAPDGPAKGGEVIITLHGNRIDGRYALIQTDGKNWLAHRMKDQGNPTFEDFAPMLATHGSVEKLTAKQWAFEGKWDGYRLLVDADHGKLCLKSRSGRDVTAEYPQLRALAADLADHHVVLDGEVVALDDKGVPSFGHMQNRARSTRVEFWAFDILRLDGRWLLKAKYRDRRKLLETLASGGGLIVQPLLDGDGLEALEDARKRRWEGVVAKKWDSTYQPGRRSSAWIKDKLWNTQEVVIGGWREGNGGRSSGIGALVLGIPGPDGLQFVGRVGTGFTEKELGSLKKTLAPLHTYESPFATRLPTQDAKGVTFVRPELVGEVRYSERTGDGRLRQPSWRGLRPDKTPDDVVWE; from the coding sequence GTGGTGGATCACTTCGGTCGGGTGCGCCTGACCAACCCGGACAAGGTGCTGTACCCGGCGACGGGCACCACCAAGGCCGAGGTGTTCGAGTACTACGTCGACGTGGCCGAGGCGATGGTGCCGCACATCGCCGGCCGGGCGGTCACCCGTAAGCGCTGGCCCAACGGCGTCGGCGAGTTGGAGTTCTTCGAGAAGCAGCTGGCCAGCTCCGCACCTGACTGGCTCCAGCGCGGCACGATCGTGCACAAATCGGGCACCACCACCTACCCGATCATCGACACCCGCGAAGGTCTGGCGTGGATCGCGCAGCAGGCCGCGCTGGAGGTGCACGTGCCGCAGTGGCGGTTCGTCGGATCGGGTGGCGACCTGACTCCCGGCCCGGCCACCCGGATCGTGTTCGACCTCGACCCCGGCGAGGGCGTCACGTTCCGTCAGCTGTGCGAGGTCGCGCACGAGGTCCGCGACCTGATCACCGGCATCGGGCTGACGGCCTATCCGCTGACCAGCGGCAGCAAGGGTCTGCACCTCTACGTCCCGCTCCAGGAGCCGATCAGCTCCCAGGGCGCGTCGGTGCTCGCCAAACGCGTCGCCCAACAGCTCGAAGCGGCCATGCCCAAACAGGTCACCGCCACGATGACCAAGAGCCTGCGCGAGGGCAAGGTGTTCCTCGACTGGAGCCAGAACAACGGCAACAAGACCACGATCGCGCCGTACTCCCTGCGCGGCCGCGAGCATCCGACGGTTGCGGCGCCACGCACCTGGGAGGAGATCGAGGACCCCGACCTGAGACATCTGCGATTCGACGAAGTGCTCGAGCGGATCGAGGAGTTCGGGGACCTGCTGGCCGATCTCGACGAGTACGTGCCTGTCGAGGACCGGCTCACCAAGTACCGCAGCATGCGCGACCCGTCGAGGACGCCGGAGCCCGTGCCGCCGCTACCGCCGAAGGCCGGCAACAACGACCGCTTCGTGATCCAGGAACACCATGCCCGGCGGCTGCACTACGACCTGCGTCTGGAACGCGACGGTGTGCTGGTCAGCTGGGCGGTGCCGAAGAACCTGCCCGACCGGCCCTCGGAGAACCACCTCGCCGTGCACACCGAGGACCATCCGATGGAGTACCTCACCTTCCACGGCACCATCCCGAAGGGTGAGTACGGCGGCGGCGACATGATCGTCTGGGACACCGGCACGTATGAGACCGAGAAGTTCAACGACCACGCCCCGGACGGACCCGCCAAGGGCGGGGAGGTCATCATCACCCTGCACGGCAACAGGATCGACGGCCGTTACGCGTTGATCCAGACCGACGGCAAGAACTGGCTCGCCCACCGGATGAAGGATCAGGGCAACCCGACGTTCGAGGACTTCGCCCCGATGCTGGCCACCCACGGCTCGGTCGAGAAGCTCACGGCGAAACAGTGGGCGTTCGAAGGCAAGTGGGACGGCTACCGGCTGCTGGTCGACGCCGACCATGGCAAGCTGTGTCTGAAGTCCCGTAGCGGCCGCGACGTCACCGCAGAGTATCCCCAATTACGCGCGCTGGCAGCAGATCTCGCCGACCACCATGTCGTGCTCGACGGGGAGGTCGTCGCCCTCGATGACAAGGGCGTGCCGAGCTTCGGTCATATGCAGAACCGGGCCCGGTCCACCCGTGTCGAGTTCTGGGCGTTCGACATCCTGCGCCTCGACGGCCGTTGGCTGCTGAAGGCGAAGTACCGAGACCGCCGAAAGCTGTTGGAGACGTTGGCCAGTGGGGGCGGACTGATCGTGCAACCCCTACTCGACGGCGACGGCCTCGAGGCTCTCGAGGACGCCCGCAAACGCAGGTGGGAGGGTGTGGTCGCCAAGAAATGGGATTCCACCTATCAGCCGGGGCGGCGCTCGTCGGCGTGGATCAAGGACAAACTGTGGAACACCCAGGAGGTCGTGATCGGCGGGTGGCGCGAAGGCAACGGCGGCCGCAGCAGCGGCATCGGCGCACTGGTGCTCGGCATCCCCGGACCCGACGGCCTGCAGTTCGTCGGCCGAGTCGGCACCGGGTTCACCGAGAAGGAACTCGGCAGTCTCAAGAAGACGTTGGCGCCGCTGCACACCTACGAATCCCCCTTCGCGACAAGGCTTCCCACCCAGGACGCCAAGGGCGTGACGTTCGTGCGGCCCGAACTCGTCGGCGAGGTGCGTTACAGCGAGCGTACCGGCGACGGCCGGTTGCGCCAACCGTCCTGGCGGGGGCTGCGACCGGACAAGACGCCGGACGACGTCGTGTGGGAGTAG
- a CDS encoding HNH endonuclease signature motif containing protein has protein sequence MYVRGMSGHDLQAAVTALRAAFDEVASCDVALLDRAELVAALDELEALGCRLPTMSHRLLARLRSEATPQQMGAKSWREVLTVRWRISGSEANRRLTEAGLLAPRQALTGPSLPPVLPATAAAQAHGLINSEHVEVIRRAVDKLPGFVDTVTREQFEVTLVRTAVGVGPKELKDTADLTLFLLDQDGPEPDDTERARKRGVSRSKQRPDGMVDLSGHLTPEAWAVWEAIFAKYAAPGMCNPDDPEPCTSGTPSQEQIDNDHRTLAQRQHDAMVAIGRIALMSGELGQLNGLPVSIIIRTTLEDLESRAGVGTTGGGTVVPIADVIRMAGHANHYLAVFDGATGSALDLFRAKRTASPAQRIMLIARDGGCTKPGCTVGAYGCQVHHVDADWSDGGNTNVDELGLACGPDNHSVDKDDGWSTRMNDQCEVEWIPPPRLDTGQARLNHYHRPERLLRPSDDPVPTSQDRSGAIEPADGGKVGDAESGPPRSADDTGEPGGPAPPGNRAA, from the coding sequence ATGTATGTTCGAGGTATGTCAGGGCACGACCTCCAGGCCGCGGTGACCGCGCTGCGTGCGGCCTTCGATGAGGTGGCCTCCTGTGATGTCGCCTTGTTGGACCGCGCCGAACTCGTTGCGGCGCTGGATGAACTCGAGGCCCTGGGGTGCCGGCTGCCCACGATGAGCCACCGCTTGCTGGCCCGTCTGCGGTCCGAGGCGACACCGCAGCAGATGGGTGCCAAGTCGTGGAGAGAGGTGCTGACGGTCCGCTGGCGGATCTCGGGCAGTGAGGCCAACCGACGACTCACCGAGGCCGGTCTGCTGGCGCCGCGCCAGGCATTGACCGGTCCTTCGCTGCCGCCGGTGTTACCCGCAACGGCGGCAGCACAGGCGCACGGGTTGATCAACAGCGAACACGTCGAGGTCATCCGCAGAGCGGTCGACAAGTTGCCGGGGTTCGTCGACACCGTCACGCGGGAGCAGTTCGAGGTCACCCTGGTCCGCACCGCGGTCGGTGTGGGCCCCAAGGAACTCAAGGACACAGCCGACCTCACGTTGTTCCTGCTCGATCAGGACGGTCCCGAGCCCGATGACACCGAACGGGCCCGCAAGCGTGGCGTGTCGCGATCGAAACAACGCCCCGACGGGATGGTCGACCTGTCCGGGCACCTGACGCCGGAAGCGTGGGCGGTGTGGGAGGCGATCTTCGCGAAGTACGCGGCGCCGGGCATGTGCAATCCCGACGATCCCGAACCCTGCACGTCGGGGACCCCGTCGCAGGAGCAGATCGACAACGACCACCGCACCCTGGCCCAGCGCCAACACGATGCGATGGTCGCGATCGGGCGCATCGCCTTGATGAGTGGCGAACTCGGCCAACTGAATGGACTGCCGGTCTCGATCATCATCCGCACCACGCTGGAGGATCTGGAGTCGCGGGCCGGGGTCGGCACCACCGGTGGCGGCACCGTCGTGCCGATCGCCGATGTGATCCGGATGGCCGGCCACGCCAACCACTACCTGGCGGTGTTCGACGGAGCTACCGGATCTGCTCTTGATCTGTTCCGCGCCAAGCGGACTGCCTCCCCGGCGCAACGCATCATGCTGATCGCGCGAGATGGCGGATGCACCAAACCGGGCTGCACTGTCGGCGCCTACGGCTGCCAGGTGCATCATGTGGATGCCGACTGGTCAGACGGCGGCAACACCAACGTCGACGAACTCGGCCTCGCGTGCGGGCCGGACAACCACAGCGTCGACAAAGACGACGGCTGGTCCACCCGCATGAACGATCAGTGCGAAGTCGAATGGATCCCGCCGCCACGGCTGGACACAGGCCAAGCCCGGTTGAACCACTACCACCGACCCGAACGCCTTCTCCGGCCATCCGACGACCCTGTGCCTACGAGCCAGGACCGCAGTGGGGCAATCGAACCCGCCGACGGTGGGAAGGTCGGCGACGCCGAGTCTGGTCCTCCGCGGTCGGCCGACGACACCGGCGAACCCGGCGGGCCCGCACCGCCCGGCAATCGTGCGGCCTGA
- the rnhA gene encoding ribonuclease HI has protein sequence MDTEPVIIHTDGGCRPNPGPGGWGAVLRHRNHIREMCGGEPGATSNNRMELTAPIMALEALTRPVLVHLHTDSTYVRNGITKWVLGWERNGWLTAAKQPVKNVDLWQRLQAACARHRVEWFWVKGHSGVADNELADQLATRGLRQALEAAAIVL, from the coding sequence GTGGACACCGAACCCGTGATCATCCACACCGACGGCGGCTGCCGCCCCAACCCGGGTCCCGGCGGCTGGGGCGCGGTGCTGCGCCACCGCAACCACATCCGCGAGATGTGTGGCGGTGAACCCGGGGCGACGAGCAACAACCGGATGGAACTGACCGCGCCGATCATGGCGCTCGAGGCGCTCACCAGACCGGTCCTGGTGCACCTGCACACCGACAGCACCTATGTCCGCAACGGCATCACCAAATGGGTGCTGGGCTGGGAGCGCAACGGCTGGCTGACCGCCGCCAAGCAGCCGGTGAAGAACGTCGACCTGTGGCAGCGGCTGCAGGCCGCCTGCGCGCGGCACCGTGTCGAGTGGTTCTGGGTGAAGGGCCATTCCGGTGTCGCGGACAACGAGTTGGCCGACCAGTTGGCCACCCGCGGCCTGCGGCAGGCGCTCGAAGCCGCCGCGATTGTCCTCTGA
- a CDS encoding SDR family NAD(P)-dependent oxidoreductase — MPVLDRFRLDDKVVIVTGASSGLGVAFAKACAEAGADVVLAARRVEKLEGTAELVRAAGRRALSVATDVVDPAQCQAMVDAAMAEFGHVDVLVNNAGVGTAVPATRETPDEFRAVVDVNLNGAYWAAQACGRVMAPGSSIVNISSILGITTAGLPQAAYSASKAAIAGLTRDLAQQWGIRKGIRVNAIAPGFFESEMTDQYKPGYLESVIERAVLGRTGDPEELAATLVWLASDAGGYVTGQTIVVDGGVTIT; from the coding sequence ATGCCCGTTCTGGACAGATTCCGTCTCGACGACAAGGTCGTCATCGTCACCGGCGCCTCCTCGGGTCTCGGCGTGGCGTTCGCCAAGGCCTGCGCGGAGGCCGGCGCGGACGTCGTACTGGCCGCCCGCCGCGTGGAGAAACTGGAAGGCACCGCCGAGCTGGTGCGCGCGGCGGGACGCCGTGCGCTGTCGGTGGCCACCGACGTCGTCGACCCGGCCCAGTGCCAGGCGATGGTCGACGCGGCGATGGCGGAGTTCGGCCACGTCGACGTGCTGGTGAACAACGCCGGTGTGGGCACCGCCGTCCCGGCCACCCGGGAGACTCCGGACGAATTCCGCGCCGTCGTCGACGTGAACCTCAACGGGGCGTACTGGGCGGCGCAGGCCTGCGGCCGGGTGATGGCCCCGGGCAGTTCGATCGTCAACATCTCGAGCATCCTCGGCATCACCACCGCCGGTCTCCCGCAGGCCGCCTACAGCGCGAGCAAGGCGGCGATCGCCGGGTTGACGCGCGACCTGGCACAGCAGTGGGGCATCCGCAAGGGCATCCGCGTCAACGCGATCGCACCGGGATTCTTCGAGTCGGAGATGACCGATCAGTACAAACCCGGCTACCTCGAGAGCGTCATCGAGCGTGCGGTGCTGGGTCGCACCGGCGACCCGGAGGAGCTCGCGGCCACGCTGGTCTGGCTGGCGTCGGACGCCGGTGGCTACGTGACCGGGCAGACCATCGTCGTCGACGGCGGCGTCACCATCACCTAG